From one Tsukamurella tyrosinosolvens genomic stretch:
- a CDS encoding excalibur calcium-binding domain-containing protein, translating into MDSTGSQQPSGGGRSRVAQLVGWILIAIGGLLALGSLIGGTGLGGHIGGVLMGAAIALCGAMLVRPFTSWKKAAPGAIIALVLGAVMLPSAPKEPAPASGLIGPTATATVTESATATVTVTTTTTVVPPTSTEPTTTAVASTSTRIPPNPGLTETNTRTPVPTVDRVPPPRTTTADAPSAYYSNCDEAKAAGAAPMYRGSPGYRRALDRDGDGIACDK; encoded by the coding sequence ATGGATTCAACGGGAAGTCAGCAGCCATCCGGGGGCGGTCGATCGCGCGTCGCCCAACTCGTCGGGTGGATTCTCATCGCGATCGGCGGGCTACTTGCCCTCGGGTCGCTGATTGGTGGGACTGGGCTGGGCGGACACATCGGAGGGGTTTTGATGGGAGCCGCCATCGCGCTCTGCGGCGCGATGCTGGTCCGTCCATTCACCTCATGGAAGAAGGCTGCGCCGGGCGCGATCATCGCACTCGTCCTAGGGGCCGTGATGCTACCGAGCGCACCGAAAGAGCCTGCTCCGGCAAGCGGTCTGATCGGCCCAACCGCCACTGCAACGGTCACTGAATCAGCGACGGCGACAGTGACCGTCACTACCACCACGACCGTTGTGCCTCCGACGAGCACAGAGCCGACCACGACTGCCGTGGCCTCGACGAGCACCCGGATCCCACCGAATCCCGGGCTCACGGAGACGAACACCCGGACACCGGTCCCCACGGTCGATCGGGTGCCTCCACCCCGGACGACCACGGCCGATGCTCCATCCGCGTATTACAGCAATTGCGACGAAGCGAAAGCCGCGGGCGCAGCCCCGATGTACCGAGGGAGTCCCGGCTACCGCCGGGCATTGGATCGCGACGGAGATGGCATCGCCTGCGACAAGTGA
- a CDS encoding SDR family oxidoreductase gives MVAVKDAVVVVTGGRRGLGAALVDEVLARGARKVYATGRASFTDSRPEVVPVELEVRSAESAAALARLASDAEIVFNNAGIMTPTPLVTGDLREIETMFDVNAFGLLRVARAFAPVLAANGGGALVDMHSVLSWLAGAGGYGASKAAAWSITNSLRTELAAQNTRVVGVHAGFIDTDMVSAIPLPKATPAEIAAAILDGLEAGDVEILADDITTATKAALSGPVEALAFPGGA, from the coding sequence ATGGTCGCCGTCAAGGACGCCGTCGTCGTGGTCACCGGAGGCCGACGCGGCCTCGGGGCCGCATTGGTCGACGAGGTGCTCGCCCGCGGGGCGCGGAAGGTCTACGCGACCGGCCGTGCGTCGTTCACCGATTCCCGCCCGGAGGTCGTACCGGTCGAGCTCGAGGTCCGATCGGCCGAATCCGCCGCTGCACTGGCGCGACTCGCCTCCGACGCCGAGATCGTCTTCAACAACGCGGGCATCATGACGCCCACACCGCTCGTCACCGGCGACCTTCGGGAGATCGAGACGATGTTCGACGTGAACGCGTTCGGGCTGCTCCGCGTGGCACGGGCGTTCGCGCCGGTCCTGGCCGCGAACGGCGGCGGCGCCCTCGTCGACATGCACTCGGTGTTGTCATGGCTCGCGGGCGCCGGCGGGTACGGCGCCTCCAAGGCCGCTGCGTGGTCGATCACCAATTCCTTGCGGACCGAGCTCGCGGCACAGAACACCCGGGTCGTCGGCGTGCACGCGGGCTTCATCGACACCGACATGGTGTCCGCGATCCCCCTGCCCAAGGCGACGCCGGCCGAGATCGCCGCGGCCATCCTCGACGGTCTCGAGGCCGGCGACGTCGAGATCCTCGCCGACGACATCACGACCGCGACGAAGGCGGCCCTGTCGGGCCCCGTCGAGGCCCTGGCGTTCCCCGGCGGCGCGTAA
- a CDS encoding MFS transporter small subunit: MTDTGSDGRHPVQLVVTWTLVAIPLLYGLYNAVDAALQLFQG, from the coding sequence ATGACCGACACCGGATCCGACGGGCGGCACCCCGTCCAACTCGTCGTGACGTGGACACTGGTCGCGATCCCGCTGCTCTACGGGCTGTACAACGCCGTCGACGCGGCGCTGCAACTGTTCCAGGGCTGA
- a CDS encoding protein kinase domain-containing protein, which produces MRSGTALAGRYRLLRLIATGGMGQVWEAMDTRLDRRVAVKVLKAEFSEDQEFLARFRNEARTTAALNHPGIAGVYDYGETADQAGDAPLAYLVMELVNGEPLNAVLSRLGHLSQAQALDLLEQTGRALQVAHTAGLVHRDVKPGNILITPTGQVKITDFGIAKAVDAAPVTKTGMVMGTAQYISPEQASGEDATAASDVYSLGVVGYECLTGHPPFAAETAVALCVQHIRQEPPALPEWVPGSVDDVIMRALAKEPRRRFADGGELADAITQARLSPARRPRTGGSAAYAPTVRRTVEPRTITRPATPAPIGSTAPTQPHTQGAPAGQRRKRSVAVAGALAVAAIALGGAIAVNGTGGDDGAGPTAGPTADNPGAMTTARALAERPSDRVGPAPLTRPTEVPRTTTSTVPRPTSTPTSPTSTSTTPTSSTTTTTTTTSTTTTTPTTTSSTTTTTASSSKPNAESRV; this is translated from the coding sequence ATGCGCAGCGGAACCGCACTCGCCGGCCGCTACCGACTCCTCCGGCTCATCGCCACCGGTGGCATGGGCCAGGTGTGGGAGGCGATGGACACGCGGCTCGACCGCCGCGTCGCCGTCAAGGTACTCAAAGCGGAATTCTCCGAGGACCAGGAATTCCTCGCCCGCTTCCGCAACGAGGCCCGCACCACCGCCGCCCTCAACCACCCCGGCATCGCCGGCGTCTACGACTACGGCGAGACCGCCGACCAAGCCGGCGATGCACCCCTGGCCTACCTCGTCATGGAACTGGTCAACGGCGAACCCCTCAACGCCGTCCTGAGCCGCCTCGGCCACCTCAGCCAAGCCCAAGCCCTCGACCTCCTCGAACAGACCGGCCGCGCCCTCCAAGTCGCGCACACCGCCGGCCTGGTGCACCGCGACGTCAAACCCGGCAACATCCTCATCACCCCCACCGGGCAGGTCAAGATCACCGACTTCGGCATCGCCAAAGCCGTCGACGCCGCACCCGTCACCAAGACCGGCATGGTCATGGGCACCGCCCAGTACATCTCCCCCGAACAGGCCTCCGGCGAGGACGCCACCGCCGCCTCCGACGTCTACTCCCTCGGCGTCGTCGGCTACGAATGCCTCACCGGCCACCCGCCGTTCGCCGCGGAGACCGCGGTCGCGCTCTGCGTCCAGCACATCCGCCAGGAGCCGCCGGCGCTTCCGGAGTGGGTCCCCGGCTCCGTCGACGACGTCATCATGCGGGCGCTCGCGAAGGAGCCGCGGCGGCGCTTCGCCGATGGCGGCGAGCTCGCGGACGCGATCACGCAGGCCCGGCTGTCCCCGGCGCGCCGGCCCCGGACCGGCGGCTCCGCCGCGTACGCCCCGACGGTCCGCCGCACCGTCGAGCCGCGCACGATCACGCGACCCGCGACGCCGGCACCCATCGGATCCACCGCGCCCACCCAGCCCCACACCCAGGGCGCCCCCGCCGGCCAGCGCCGCAAGCGGTCGGTCGCCGTCGCAGGAGCGCTCGCGGTCGCCGCGATCGCGCTCGGCGGTGCGATCGCCGTGAACGGCACGGGCGGGGACGACGGTGCCGGCCCCACGGCGGGTCCGACGGCCGACAATCCCGGCGCGATGACCACGGCGCGGGCGTTGGCCGAGCGCCCGTCCGACCGGGTCGGCCCCGCGCCGCTGACGCGGCCGACGGAGGTCCCGCGGACCACGACCTCGACCGTGCCGCGCCCCACCAGCACGCCGACCTCGCCGACCAGCACCTCGACGACGCCGACGTCGAGCACCACCACGACGACCACGACGACGAGCACGACCACGACGACGCCGACGACCACGTCCTCGACCACGACGACGACCGCGTCGTCGTCGAAGCCGAACGCCGAATCACGCGTCTAG
- a CDS encoding GNAT family N-acetyltransferase, with protein MVLSSDVGTGYLIRQPEDRDARALADVHVRVWKATYPGLVDRAKLDALTVAAGEERWQRIIGGLDRQESEGVRTRCAVHTATGRIIGFATGGPARDVGAPSTTQLWSLNVVPGHHGTGVATDLMDAVIGERGAYLWLATGNTRALAFYRKHRFELDGAVQLDEEWSCHESRMVRPDLC; from the coding sequence ATGGTCCTGAGCAGCGACGTGGGTACCGGCTACCTCATCCGGCAGCCCGAGGACCGCGACGCCCGAGCGCTCGCCGACGTGCACGTCCGCGTTTGGAAGGCGACCTATCCCGGGCTGGTGGACCGTGCGAAGCTCGACGCCCTCACCGTGGCGGCCGGGGAGGAACGGTGGCAACGGATCATCGGCGGCCTGGATCGCCAGGAGTCGGAGGGCGTCCGGACTCGCTGCGCTGTGCACACGGCGACGGGGAGGATCATCGGGTTCGCGACGGGCGGCCCCGCGCGCGACGTCGGCGCACCGTCGACCACGCAGCTCTGGTCCTTGAACGTCGTACCGGGCCACCACGGCACGGGGGTGGCTACGGACCTCATGGACGCGGTGATCGGGGAGCGCGGGGCGTACCTGTGGCTGGCGACGGGCAACACGAGGGCGCTCGCCTTCTACCGCAAGCACCGGTTCGAGCTCGACGGTGCCGTGCAGCTCGACGAGGAGTGGTCGTGTCACGAGTCGCGGATGGTCAGACCTGACCTTTGTTAA
- a CDS encoding ATP-binding protein codes for MTAHIREFHDDDLDTIVRLWEAAYHRGTPPVYSMAEVIASCQQDHAMVATEGDRVVAVAVGRAAHAQGWIVFFDVAPDTDPTVAGLVLDALERRMAPLGLGKLSVLTAGDDDASAALSKNGFVVRDPVRYLERPMPVQRRELDLLKEVGGRLLPRQLWDRVSGMRREKEMLEQRLVTPLARPEMAERFGVMPPHAVMLFGPPGTGKTTFAKAVASRLDWPFVELFPSRLADSPGGLAGALRSAFEAIASLEHAVVFIDEVEEIASHRRGDPPSPTQGVTNELLKQVAEFRDQEGRLLVCATNFVRALDDAFLRHGRFDYVMPIGLPDADARSAIWGRYIPDHVVGAVDVAALTAASEGMTPADIEYAARRASQDALARALDAPEGTPTHELSADDYLAALAATRATVSPAVAAEFSEDIETYARL; via the coding sequence ATGACGGCCCACATCCGCGAGTTCCACGACGACGACCTGGACACCATCGTCCGGCTCTGGGAAGCCGCCTACCACCGCGGGACCCCGCCGGTGTACTCCATGGCGGAGGTCATCGCCTCGTGCCAGCAGGACCACGCGATGGTCGCGACCGAGGGCGACCGGGTCGTGGCGGTCGCCGTGGGCCGCGCCGCGCACGCGCAGGGCTGGATCGTCTTCTTCGACGTCGCGCCCGACACCGACCCGACGGTCGCGGGCCTCGTGCTCGACGCGCTGGAGCGGCGGATGGCGCCGCTCGGGCTCGGCAAGCTGTCGGTGCTCACCGCCGGCGACGACGACGCCTCCGCGGCGCTGTCGAAGAACGGCTTCGTCGTGCGCGATCCGGTCCGTTACCTGGAGCGGCCGATGCCCGTGCAGCGGCGCGAGTTGGATCTGCTCAAGGAGGTCGGAGGCCGTCTGCTCCCGCGACAGTTGTGGGACCGCGTGAGCGGCATGCGGCGGGAGAAGGAGATGCTCGAGCAGCGTCTCGTGACACCGCTCGCGCGGCCCGAGATGGCGGAGCGCTTCGGCGTGATGCCGCCGCACGCGGTGATGCTCTTCGGCCCGCCGGGGACCGGGAAGACCACCTTCGCGAAGGCGGTGGCCTCGCGCCTGGACTGGCCCTTCGTGGAGCTGTTCCCGTCGCGGCTCGCCGATTCGCCCGGTGGTCTCGCCGGCGCGCTGCGGTCGGCGTTCGAGGCGATCGCCTCGCTGGAGCACGCGGTGGTCTTCATCGATGAGGTCGAGGAGATCGCTTCGCACCGACGCGGAGATCCGCCCTCGCCCACGCAGGGGGTGACGAACGAGTTGCTCAAGCAGGTCGCCGAGTTCCGCGACCAGGAGGGGCGACTCCTGGTATGCGCCACGAACTTCGTGCGCGCGCTCGACGACGCCTTCCTACGGCACGGCCGCTTCGACTACGTCATGCCGATCGGGCTGCCGGACGCCGACGCCCGTTCGGCCATCTGGGGCCGGTACATCCCGGATCACGTGGTCGGCGCGGTCGACGTCGCGGCACTCACTGCCGCGAGCGAGGGAATGACGCCCGCCGACATCGAGTACGCGGCCCGCAGGGCGTCCCAGGACGCCCTGGCGAGGGCCCTCGACGCCCCGGAGGGCACGCCCACACACGAACTCAGCGCCGACGACTACCTGGCCGCACTCGCCGCGACCCGCGCCACCGTCTCCCCCGCCGTCGCAGCGGAGTTCTCCGAGGACATCGAGACGTACGCACGCCTCTGA
- a CDS encoding MFS transporter, producing the protein MSTATVDDAPAPSAPDRSQLRRVIAASLLGTTVEWYDFFLYSTAASMVFNKLFFPDTSSFVGTMLSFVTFAVGFVMRPVGGLVFGHIGDRIGRRQTLALTMLLMGVATALMGALPTAGQVGILAPILLLLLRIVQGFALGGEWAGAVLLAVEHAPEGRKGRFGAVPQVGLALGLGLGTAVFALLQTVFDDDQFLRFGWRIAFAVSIVLVVIGIVVRLAVDETPAFVAARATLDTTRTPLRQLLGDPVLRRNTIAGCLARWAEGSAFNTWGVFAITYATATLAMNKVDVLLAVTVAALVMAVVIPFAGVLADRFGPARVYGTGVLLYGIAVFPVFALFGTASIAWFTVGLVIVFGLIHGVFYAAQGTFFASLFPTEVRYTGLSVVYQFSGIYASGLTPLVLTALIHSADGAPWTAAGYLVATALISLAATVWIRRVALPTGSTLDA; encoded by the coding sequence GTGAGTACCGCCACCGTCGACGACGCCCCCGCCCCGTCCGCTCCCGACCGCTCCCAGCTGCGGCGCGTGATCGCGGCGTCGCTGCTGGGCACCACGGTGGAGTGGTACGACTTCTTCCTCTACTCGACCGCGGCGTCGATGGTGTTCAACAAGCTCTTCTTCCCGGACACGAGTTCCTTCGTGGGCACGATGCTCAGCTTCGTGACCTTCGCGGTCGGCTTCGTGATGCGGCCCGTCGGCGGGCTCGTCTTCGGACACATCGGCGACCGGATCGGGCGGCGGCAGACCCTCGCGCTGACGATGCTGCTGATGGGCGTGGCGACGGCACTCATGGGCGCCCTGCCCACCGCCGGGCAGGTCGGCATCCTCGCGCCGATCCTGTTGCTGCTCCTGCGGATCGTGCAGGGTTTCGCGCTGGGCGGCGAGTGGGCGGGCGCGGTGCTGCTCGCCGTCGAGCACGCCCCCGAGGGCCGCAAGGGCCGCTTCGGCGCCGTCCCGCAGGTGGGCCTGGCCCTCGGCCTCGGGCTCGGCACCGCCGTCTTCGCCCTGCTGCAAACGGTGTTCGACGACGACCAGTTCCTCCGCTTCGGGTGGCGGATCGCCTTCGCGGTGTCGATCGTGCTGGTGGTGATCGGCATCGTCGTGCGCCTCGCGGTCGACGAGACACCGGCGTTCGTGGCCGCGCGGGCCACGCTGGACACCACCCGCACTCCCCTGCGCCAGTTGCTCGGCGATCCGGTCCTGCGCCGCAACACGATCGCGGGTTGCCTCGCGCGGTGGGCCGAGGGGAGCGCGTTCAACACGTGGGGCGTCTTCGCCATCACCTACGCCACGGCGACCCTTGCCATGAACAAGGTGGACGTCCTCCTCGCGGTCACGGTCGCAGCCTTGGTGATGGCCGTGGTGATCCCGTTCGCCGGTGTGCTCGCCGACCGATTCGGCCCGGCGCGCGTGTACGGGACGGGCGTGCTGCTCTACGGAATCGCGGTGTTCCCGGTGTTCGCGCTGTTCGGCACCGCGTCGATCGCGTGGTTCACCGTCGGCCTCGTCATCGTCTTCGGCCTGATCCACGGCGTCTTCTACGCGGCGCAGGGCACCTTCTTCGCGAGCCTGTTCCCCACCGAGGTCCGGTACACGGGGCTGTCCGTCGTCTACCAGTTCTCGGGGATCTACGCCTCCGGCCTCACGCCCCTCGTCCTCACCGCCCTGATCCACAGCGCCGACGGTGCGCCGTGGACCGCGGCGGGCTATCTGGTTGCGACCGCACTCATCTCGCTCGCGGCGACCGTGTGGATCAGGCGCGTCGCACTGCCCACGGGATCGACGCTCGACGCGTGA
- a CDS encoding tautomerase family protein: protein MPLWNIHHTPDVFTPAEKESLAAAITDQYAAIGLPRFYVVVLFHEVAPQDFFIGGVQAPTAVRIAIDHIARHASDSESRTRIAHWVRAMVAPALARHPDLQWEFHVDDTSEEMWMINGIVPPPAQSEAERSWAAANRTAAY, encoded by the coding sequence ATGCCGCTCTGGAACATCCACCACACCCCCGACGTCTTCACGCCCGCCGAGAAGGAGTCCCTCGCCGCGGCGATCACCGACCAGTACGCGGCGATCGGCCTGCCGCGCTTCTACGTCGTCGTCCTCTTCCACGAGGTCGCGCCGCAGGACTTCTTCATCGGCGGCGTGCAGGCGCCGACGGCGGTGCGCATCGCCATCGACCACATCGCCCGGCACGCCTCCGATTCGGAGAGCCGGACCCGGATCGCGCACTGGGTCCGCGCCATGGTCGCGCCCGCGCTGGCGCGGCACCCCGACCTGCAGTGGGAGTTCCACGTCGACGACACCAGCGAGGAGATGTGGATGATCAACGGCATCGTGCCGCCGCCCGCGCAGTCGGAGGCCGAGCGGAGCTGGGCAGCGGCGAACCGGACCGCCGCGTACTGA
- a CDS encoding benzoate/H(+) symporter BenE family transporter, translating to MERSENGTMVPVGAGIVTALVGYTSAFAVVLAGLRAMGASPGQAASGLLAVTVTMGAASALLSWRYRMPIISAWSTPGAALLATTGAVAGGWPAAVGAFVVCGVLFVLTGLWPALARWVQRIPTPIAQAMLAGVLLPLCIAPVTSLAKHPWAVAPVLVVWLVLLKLRPRWAVPLAFVAALVVIAVALVRDDAVPAVAELVPHVEWTTPSITLQALTGVVLPLYIVTMASQNIPGAAVLASYGYSVPWRPSLAVTGVGSVLGAPFGGHAINLAAISAALAAGPDAGEDRSRRWIAGVSSGAANLVLGVLSTGLTAVVLAAPEGVIQAVAGVALVGAFAAACAGAMADESARVPAAVTFIVAASGTTVAGVGSAFWALVVGIVVSLLLRQDGLSGTRGATQS from the coding sequence ATGGAACGTTCTGAGAACGGAACGATGGTGCCGGTCGGCGCCGGCATCGTGACCGCCCTGGTCGGATACACCTCCGCCTTCGCGGTCGTGCTCGCCGGGTTGCGGGCGATGGGCGCGAGCCCGGGCCAAGCGGCGTCGGGCCTCCTGGCCGTGACGGTGACCATGGGCGCGGCGTCCGCGCTGCTCTCGTGGCGCTACCGGATGCCCATCATCAGCGCCTGGTCGACGCCGGGCGCGGCGCTGCTCGCCACGACCGGCGCCGTCGCGGGCGGCTGGCCGGCGGCCGTGGGGGCCTTCGTGGTGTGCGGCGTGTTGTTCGTGCTCACCGGGCTGTGGCCGGCGCTCGCGCGCTGGGTGCAACGGATCCCCACGCCGATCGCCCAGGCCATGCTTGCGGGCGTGCTGCTGCCGCTCTGCATCGCGCCGGTCACCTCGCTCGCGAAGCATCCGTGGGCGGTCGCACCGGTGCTGGTGGTGTGGCTGGTGCTGCTCAAGCTCCGCCCGCGGTGGGCGGTGCCGCTGGCCTTCGTGGCCGCGCTCGTCGTGATCGCCGTTGCCCTCGTGCGCGACGATGCCGTCCCCGCCGTTGCGGAGTTGGTGCCGCACGTCGAGTGGACCACCCCGTCGATCACGCTGCAGGCCCTCACCGGCGTGGTGCTGCCGCTCTACATCGTGACGATGGCCTCGCAGAACATCCCGGGTGCCGCTGTCCTCGCGAGCTACGGGTACTCAGTGCCGTGGCGGCCCTCGCTCGCGGTGACCGGCGTCGGCAGCGTCCTCGGTGCCCCGTTCGGCGGGCATGCGATCAACCTCGCCGCGATCAGCGCCGCGCTCGCCGCGGGACCCGATGCGGGTGAGGACCGCTCGCGGCGGTGGATCGCCGGAGTCTCCTCGGGTGCCGCGAATCTCGTTCTCGGCGTGCTGAGTACGGGCTTGACCGCCGTGGTGCTGGCCGCGCCGGAGGGAGTGATTCAGGCGGTGGCCGGCGTCGCGCTCGTGGGCGCCTTCGCCGCCGCGTGCGCCGGTGCCATGGCCGACGAGTCCGCGCGCGTGCCCGCGGCCGTCACGTTCATCGTCGCCGCATCGGGCACGACGGTGGCGGGCGTCGGCTCCGCCTTCTGGGCTCTGGTCGTCGGGATCGTCGTGAGCCTACTGTTGCGTCAGGATGGGCTCAGCGGAACGCGTGGCGCCACACAGAGCTGA
- a CDS encoding DUF1361 domain-containing protein has translation MTRTRGVLLLASLLATTALTVVLGTTDPAAPLTYPSRFLIWNLFLAWIPMLFAVGFATVRRRWALVPLGLGWLAFLPNSPYLVTDLVHLGDDENMWRHVLQYGFAAWTGILLGVVSMLLVHRRLQREFGARWGWLAVVLSVGLCAIGVVIGRFQRWNSWDLVTRPDAVIIATLDWVTSPFSYVQSTGVAVAVAAFFGLAYLTIWSLTPPVPAPAGNAAERE, from the coding sequence ATGACGAGAACGCGCGGCGTGCTGCTGCTGGCCTCCCTGCTCGCCACGACGGCGCTCACCGTGGTCCTCGGCACCACCGACCCGGCCGCCCCGCTCACCTACCCGAGCCGGTTCCTCATCTGGAACCTCTTCCTGGCGTGGATCCCCATGCTGTTCGCCGTGGGCTTCGCGACGGTCCGCCGCCGGTGGGCGCTCGTGCCGCTCGGCCTCGGCTGGCTCGCCTTCCTGCCCAACTCGCCGTACCTGGTGACCGACCTCGTCCACCTCGGCGACGACGAGAACATGTGGCGGCACGTGCTGCAGTACGGTTTCGCGGCCTGGACCGGGATCCTGCTCGGGGTCGTATCGATGCTGCTGGTGCATCGCCGTCTGCAGCGGGAGTTCGGCGCGCGCTGGGGGTGGCTCGCCGTCGTGCTGTCGGTGGGACTCTGCGCGATCGGGGTGGTGATCGGCCGGTTCCAGCGATGGAACTCATGGGACCTCGTGACGCGGCCCGACGCCGTCATCATCGCGACACTCGACTGGGTGACCTCGCCGTTCTCCTACGTCCAGTCCACGGGGGTCGCGGTTGCGGTAGCCGCGTTCTTCGGCCTCGCGTACCTGACCATCTGGTCGCTCACCCCGCCGGTCCCCGCCCCGGCCGGGAACGCGGCGGAACGCGAGTGA
- a CDS encoding DUF488 domain-containing protein, with translation MTVRVKRVYEAEAAGDGERILVDRLWPRGISKDRADLALWCKEISPSTELRKWYEHDPAKYPEFVERYRAELAAPEAAAAFEALQARVDAGPVTLLTASKAEDISHAHVLAALLTGRDPLVR, from the coding sequence GTGACGGTCCGGGTCAAACGCGTGTACGAGGCGGAGGCGGCGGGAGACGGCGAGCGGATCCTCGTCGACAGGTTATGGCCGCGCGGCATCAGCAAGGACCGCGCCGACCTTGCCCTGTGGTGCAAGGAGATCTCGCCGTCGACGGAACTGCGGAAGTGGTACGAGCACGATCCGGCCAAGTACCCGGAGTTCGTGGAGCGGTACCGGGCCGAACTCGCCGCGCCCGAGGCGGCCGCGGCGTTCGAGGCCCTGCAGGCTCGCGTCGATGCGGGGCCGGTCACCCTCCTGACGGCCTCCAAGGCGGAGGACATCAGCCACGCCCACGTCCTCGCCGCGCTCCTGACCGGGCGCGACCCACTCGTACGTTGA
- a CDS encoding L-lactate MFS transporter: MAALSFLDREHSVAPLNYNRWLIPPAALAIHLCIGQVYATSVYKDALVKHFDTNKTMIGIVFSIAIVMLGLSAAVFGTWVDRVGPRRTMFTAASCWGAGFLIAAAGIATGQLWLVYLGYGVVGGIGLGLGYISPVSTLMKWFPDRPGLATGMAIMGFGGGAMVASPMSKELMKFYGGAEAGGSAVTKLFITLGIAYFVVMMMGVFTIRVPAPGYAPAGFDPAVVASKAMVSTGNVSAANAIKTPQFWLLWIVLLCNVTAGIGILEQAADMIQDFFRDGTGVSTVTATVAAGFVGLLSVANMAGRLGWSTTSDYIGRKPTYMIYLGVGILLYLGLATVGATSTTLFVLFCAVIISFYGGGFATVPAYLKDLFGTYQVGAIHGRLLTAWSTAGVLGPLIVNRVLDSKKDRVDEAGRAIPLEAADYHLALYIMVGVLVVGFLANLAIRPVADRWHETGTVVDAVDAAHAPKESR; the protein is encoded by the coding sequence GTGGCCGCGCTGTCCTTCCTCGACCGAGAACACTCCGTCGCACCGCTGAACTACAACCGGTGGTTGATTCCCCCTGCGGCGCTGGCGATCCACCTGTGCATCGGCCAGGTGTACGCGACGAGTGTCTACAAGGACGCGCTGGTCAAGCACTTCGACACCAACAAGACGATGATCGGCATCGTCTTCTCCATCGCCATCGTCATGCTCGGGCTCTCGGCGGCCGTCTTCGGCACGTGGGTGGACCGAGTCGGGCCGCGGCGCACCATGTTCACCGCGGCGAGCTGCTGGGGCGCGGGCTTCCTCATCGCCGCCGCCGGCATCGCGACCGGTCAACTCTGGCTCGTCTACCTCGGCTACGGCGTGGTCGGCGGCATCGGCCTGGGACTCGGCTACATCTCGCCGGTCTCCACCCTGATGAAGTGGTTCCCCGACCGGCCCGGGCTCGCGACCGGCATGGCGATCATGGGCTTCGGCGGCGGGGCCATGGTCGCCTCGCCGATGTCCAAGGAGCTCATGAAGTTCTACGGCGGCGCCGAGGCCGGCGGCAGCGCGGTGACGAAGCTCTTCATCACCCTCGGCATCGCCTACTTCGTCGTCATGATGATGGGCGTCTTCACCATTCGCGTGCCGGCGCCCGGGTACGCCCCCGCGGGCTTCGACCCCGCCGTCGTCGCCTCCAAGGCGATGGTGAGCACCGGGAACGTCTCCGCGGCCAACGCGATCAAGACCCCGCAGTTCTGGCTGCTGTGGATCGTGCTGCTGTGCAACGTGACCGCAGGCATCGGCATCCTCGAGCAGGCCGCCGACATGATCCAGGACTTCTTCCGCGACGGCACCGGCGTCTCCACCGTCACCGCGACCGTCGCGGCCGGCTTCGTCGGGCTGCTGTCCGTGGCGAACATGGCGGGCAGGCTCGGGTGGTCGACCACGTCGGACTACATCGGCCGCAAGCCGACGTACATGATCTACCTCGGCGTGGGGATCCTGCTCTACCTCGGCCTGGCGACCGTCGGCGCCACGTCGACCACGCTGTTCGTGCTGTTCTGCGCCGTGATCATCTCGTTCTACGGCGGCGGGTTCGCGACGGTACCCGCGTACCTCAAGGACCTGTTCGGCACCTACCAGGTGGGCGCGATCCACGGCCGTCTGCTGACGGCGTGGTCGACGGCGGGCGTGCTCGGCCCGCTCATCGTCAATCGGGTGCTGGACTCCAAGAAGGACCGGGTCGACGAGGCGGGCAGGGCGATCCCGCTCGAGGCGGCCGACTACCACCTCGCGCTCTACATCATGGTCGGCGTCCTGGTCGTCGGCTTCCTCGCCAATCTCGCCATCCGCCCCGTCGCCGACCGCTGGCACGAGACCGGCACCGTCGTCGACGCGGTCGACGCCGCGCACGCACCGAAGGAGTCCCGATGA